The genomic region ATTACTCTTCCGGGGCCTGTTCTTGGATTACTTTGACAGCCGTAAAATCTGGTGGTTGGGACCTATTTTCTCAGGAATAGTTTTCGCCGCGATGCACGTAGTTGGCACTGGTTTCACCCTGGTAACGCTGGTGGACATGGTTCCTTATCTGATTATGGGAATTGTCCTTGCTTATGTTTATAAGAAGAGCGGACGGATTAGCAATGATATTGCTGTTCATCTAATGCAAAACACGCTTGCCAGTTTGGGACTGATTCTGACTCTTGCGATGGCGCATCATTAAGATTCTATTTAAAAGAGCGGAAGCTCTTTTTTTGTGCCCTGAACCTGACCCGTAGCATTGTTCAGGATTGGTCAAAGACGGTATAATAAAGCTGTTTGTGGCCTAATTATCGTTAATTATGCCAAGTACAGCTTTAAAAATACGCGGGGAGAAGCGCAAAAATATGGCAACCGTAGAAACTGATTTTGAAAAGGAACTCATTAAGCACCTACAGGTCATCGGTGGCACCAAGCAGTGGGAGTACTTACCCCATATTAAGACGACTGACCAGCTCTGGGATAACTTCAAGCAGATTCTGGAACGTAATAATGCCAAGGTCTTGAATCAGTCGCTTAGTAAAGATGAGTTTGACCAGGTCAAGAAGTACATTTCTAGCCTGGAAACGCCATACGAAGCCGGAGTTTTTCTCTATGGTCTTAACGGCGTGTGTGAAATTGACATTGATTTGGACAGTGGTGAACACGTTTTCCTGACGGTTTTTGATGCTGCTCAAGTTGGTGGCGGCAACACTGTCTACCAAATTGTTAACCAGATTGCACGGCCAGCCATCATCGCTGGTCGAAAGAACTGCCGCTTTGATACCACCCTTTTAATTAACGGTTTGCCCATTATCCACATTGAGGAAAAGGCCAACAGCCATAACAGCCAGGAAGCCTTGGTACAGTTGAAGAAGTATATTTCGGAACGGCAATTCAGTGACATTTTCTCAACCCTTCAAATCCTAGTTGCCATGACTCGTTCCGATGTGCGCTACATGGCGAACACCACTGAAAACTTTTTCAATCCTGATTTTGCCTTCCGTTGGCAGCGGGAAGATACTAATGGTGGGGTCTATGATTGGCGGGAATTCGCTGACCAGTTTTTGAGTATTCCGATGGCCCACCAGATGGCTACTAACTATATGATTCTGGATGGGACACCCAATAAGAACATGCTTAAGGTGATGCGTCCCTACCAGGTTTATGCGACCAAGCGGGTTATCGAGGCCGTTCGCAAGCATGATTTCGGCAGGGATGACCCTAAGCTGGGTTATGTCTGGCACACGACTGGTTCTGGAAAGACGATTTCATCCTTTAAGGCAGCCTGGTTAGCAGCACGGCTACCCAAGGTGGATAAGGTTGTTTTCATGGTGGACCGGATTGCTTTAACCGACCAAACCACCCGTCAGTACGCGGCCTATGACCCTGATTCTGGTGATGATAATAAGGGCGGGGTGGTTGCTGATACATCAAGCGTTAGTGACCTGAAGAAAAAGCTCAAGGCTAAGACCCAAAACAGTATCATTGTGACTTCTAGCCAGAAGATGGGGCGCTTGGTTGAGCAAGCCAGCTTTAAAGACATTGACCAAAATATCCTTTTCATTGTCGATGAGGCCCACCGTTCCACGGGTGGTGATAGATTTGAGACCATCCAAAAATCCTTCAAGCGGGCCGCTTGGGTTGGTTACACCGGTACGCCGATGTTTGATGACAAACCGACTACCGCTGATATCTTTGGACCGGTCCTACATACTTATACGATTAAAAGTGCGATTGCTGACCATAATGTGCTTGGATTTAAGGTTGATTTTGAAACAACGTTAAACCGCGAAACGATTAATAATCAACTTTTACCAAAATACTTTGAAGATGTGCACCCGGAGTGGAGCTCAGCCCAGGTCCAAAATAAAATCAAGAGCATGTCGGATGAAGAGATTGACGAAAACGTTGACTCAGGAGTCTATGACCGCAACCCACGACACATTGAGCTAGTGGTTGAAGACATCTTAAAGAACTGGCGCAATCGGTCCGTTGACTATCGGTACAATGCCATGTTAACGACCAAGGTAGGTGGCCTTAACCCGTCTGTACCAATGG from Leuconostocaceae bacterium ESL0723 harbors:
- a CDS encoding HsdR family type I site-specific deoxyribonuclease, whose amino-acid sequence is MATVETDFEKELIKHLQVIGGTKQWEYLPHIKTTDQLWDNFKQILERNNAKVLNQSLSKDEFDQVKKYISSLETPYEAGVFLYGLNGVCEIDIDLDSGEHVFLTVFDAAQVGGGNTVYQIVNQIARPAIIAGRKNCRFDTTLLINGLPIIHIEEKANSHNSQEALVQLKKYISERQFSDIFSTLQILVAMTRSDVRYMANTTENFFNPDFAFRWQREDTNGGVYDWREFADQFLSIPMAHQMATNYMILDGTPNKNMLKVMRPYQVYATKRVIEAVRKHDFGRDDPKLGYVWHTTGSGKTISSFKAAWLAARLPKVDKVVFMVDRIALTDQTTRQYAAYDPDSGDDNKGGVVADTSSVSDLKKKLKAKTQNSIIVTSSQKMGRLVEQASFKDIDQNILFIVDEAHRSTGGDRFETIQKSFKRAAWVGYTGTPMFDDKPTTADIFGPVLHTYTIKSAIADHNVLGFKVDFETTLNRETINNQLLPKYFEDVHPEWSSAQVQNKIKSMSDEEIDENVDSGVYDRNPRHIELVVEDILKNWRNRSVDYRYNAMLTTKVGGLNPSVPMALDYYREFKKQNTADNPHLKRPLRIGISFAYGTDNNDRMLENNDGLREAMSDYSAMFGGHFDDTNVSEYVSDLTSRLNRTASDGQYLDLVIVVNQFLTGFDAPQLNTLYVDRSLQGAPLIQAYSRTNRIENNETKSFGQVVNYRWPELSRHRMNLALQLYANPENAAVQTDLEIDDQLQDDAILAPDFKFILADARDDLAQLRDLTMDFTDLPQSESQQEVMYEVLKRYNRLVNQLKQSSEYSYEDPDHLLELLGITVEQEQRLTGGLTNELKQRVAKTREIDYQELELSMSHIAEVKVNYDYLSELIARLANQMHDKDAAGADETNNDIDRQTKQMDDFRYANQIKRLADSLLNGEYKPADYPVKVEHVEDMLQDNDSQTKLMEINKFLEKWGLDFNPSQVEEIIRGHVKGADDLNQTGGLQMLQNKGFKEFKSRTTDPEVKSLGPIKYRTVMGTAFKKLADRIVSEY